CGCGCCGACGCCGGGGTAGGCGCCGGGCGTATCGACGAAGGTGATGATCGGTTTTTTAAATTTCTCGGCCAGCTGCATGATCCGGAGCGCCTTTCGGTATCCTTCTGGGTGCGGCATGCCGAAGTTCCGCGTAATCCTTTCCTTGACCGTTTTCCCTTTTTGATGGCCGATCACAGCGACGGAGCGTCCATCCAATCGGGCGAGGCCGGTGAGGATCGATTTGTCGTCGCCGTAGAGCCGGTCTCCGTGCAGCTCGGTGAAATCCTCAAACAACATTTCGATGTAGTCGTCGGTGTTCGGCCGCTGGGAGTGCCGGGCGATGAGTGTCTTCTGCCAGGCGGTCAGCTTGGAGTAGATCTCCTCCTGCAGCGCCTCCATCTTTTTCTGGAGCTTCTTAATCTCTTCGCTCTGCCGCGGCTCGGTTTTCACAACATCTTTTAAATGATTGATCCGGGCCTGAATCTCTAATATCGGTTTTTCGAATTCCAAAAAGTCGTTCACGTTGACCTCAGAATGGGAGGGCAGCCGGCGTCATTTGGACGACAACCCCTTTTCCAAAATGGCTCTCCAGCTCTTTTGTCAGCCGGTCGGAACCGTCGACCTTGAGTTTTGGATCGACCGCGATCGTTGATTCGCTGAACGACCCGGACGGCTCCGGGATGGCGATCTTCAAATGGACCTGGACCGAGCCCGGGTAGCGTTGCAGGATCCCTTGGAGCTGCGTCAGCTCGGAGGGAGAAACAGCCTCTGCGGAGAGCCGAATCAGATAGGGGCGCGCGGGGAACGCGGAGATTCTCTCCGATTTTTCCGACGGCGCACCTGTCGAGACGTCCTGCCGGGATGTCTCACCGTTTCGGGATGCTTCCACGTTTAACGGCATGATCAGTGTTGCCTTGAGTTTTAAGCCTTTGTCGCCTCGATCCAACATTCCGTTGATCAGAAGCGGAATGTCCTGCTGAAAGAGGGGGGCGGAGGTCTGATAGAGATCGGGGAAGACGATCACCTCCACCGATCCGGTCAAGTCCTCTATCCGAAGATAGGCCATCCGGTCGCCCCGCTTGGTCGTCGCCACCTTTTCCTGAACGACCACCCCGCAGATCCGCACCTCGCGGTCCTCTTCAATCGCCGCCAACGCTTCGGTCGGGGTCGCCGACCGTTTCTTCATCAACTCGATGAACGGGGTCAGCGGATGGCGGGTGATGTAAAACCCGACCGCCTCTTTTTCAAGCTTCGAGATGTGGGCATCCTCCCATTCCGGAATGTCGGGGAGGGGCGGATCGGCGACGGCCGATGCCTCGCCCTCGGCGCCGTTTCCAAAAATCGTCATCTGTCCCGCCTCTTTAATTTTCTGCTGCTGTGTTCCTTCTTGCATCGCCCGTTCGAGCGCCTCGGTGAGCGCCGAGCGTTTTGCTCCCGTCGAGTCGAATGCCCCGCATTTGATCAGTCCCTCGATCACCCGCTTGTTCACCTTGCGCAGGTCGAT
This DNA window, taken from Candidatus Manganitrophus noduliformans, encodes the following:
- a CDS encoding acetyl-CoA carboxylase carboxyltransferase subunit alpha; protein product: MNDFLEFEKPILEIQARINHLKDVVKTEPRQSEEIKKLQKKMEALQEEIYSKLTAWQKTLIARHSQRPNTDDYIEMLFEDFTELHGDRLYGDDKSILTGLARLDGRSVAVIGHQKGKTVKERITRNFGMPHPEGYRKALRIMQLAEKFKKPIITFVDTPGAYPGVGAEERGQSEAIARNLMVMSQIKVPIISVVIGEGGSGGALAISVADRLLMLQYSIYSVISPEGCAAILWNDAAKTAEAAEALKMTAQDLLHLKVIDEIIPEPPGGAHRNPSKMAEGLAKTLSKHLRELESLPQEERLQARYNRLRQIGTYSEEASLPKAPPSS